AAATTTGATCGTTTGAGTATATAGTTTTGTTAATTAGAcattttatgtgcttaggtgcatgtATGCTCTTCGTTAGTTTACTTGACCCTTCGACGGCGAAGTAActatgagtggaccccttctaaaatacatgttttaatagtggaaatgcatacatgaaaaacatgatttaatgacTAGGTTTTATGAGATATTATGcttactgagaatattttggaataccatattttaACGAACtgatgttctttgtagtatacatgatggatgactatatactacttacgaacatgtttttacacacttctttataatatatatgatggatgactatatgctaTGGAGATGTTTTTTagatatatgtacctatgtttggaaagtgtatattcaatgtttttgtgcttatctagtggtcactgtttTGCCTATAGGTGAAGATAAGAGTTGGCTTCAGGCTGGGAGAAATAATCTCTGGCTTTGGACCAAGAGACATAAAGTTGGCTTCGGGCCTGGAGAAATAATTTCTGACTTCAGGCTAAGAGACATGAAGTTGCCTATTTTTAATGTTGCAATCTCCACGAGATATCGAGGCCCAACTGTTGAGGAACATGATGAGTGACAATGCATCGGCAACTTTGTGAGAAATGCAAACTCCAATAGCCATGCCACCACAATCGAACACATTGACTTGGACAACAAGAACCAAGTCACCGACATTGTCTAGTTCGCATGGGAGTAGTTGGTTGAGCTGGTTTGGGTCGGGTTGGGATATGACATCAGAAAATGGGGACCTAACTCAGGCTTGGACATAAGGGGCACCTTGGTCATTGCAATCGATGTAGGCATTTTCAATGACACGTCTGGTCAGCTGATAATATTGTGTTAGGTCTTGGATAAGGATTGTTTTACCCTGTCTGAGTATGTTATGGCGTCATTGCCATGATCATTATTGTAGAAAATGATCATAGGCATGAAAATGGGAGTTGCGATTTGGTCGAGAAAAGAAAACTCGTGTTTACGAAGGTGGGGTGGGGTTGGCATAGAAGGCTTAATGCAAGCTTTCTCAATTACTTCTATCTTCATCTTTTAACAGTAATGTTGATGAGCAATGAGAATGTAATTTGTTTTGATATGTGAAAGAGTTGTATGCAGCTACTGCAGTAGATGGTGTTGTGGATTATTTGGTTAAGGAGTGTCAAATTTATAGTGCTCGTCTGCTCGAGTGGTGCCAAACCAGTAGGCCCTCTTGTTTTGTTATTAACGCGTTGCATGCACATGGACCCGTTTACTTTTCCTCAAGCTAAATGCAGTTAACGCTGTAATGCTATTGGCAATCAAGTTGGAGCCAGTGGATAAGGTGATAGTGAACGTTGTAATGCTATTGGTGCAAGAAATCAGAAGTTTAATCAAGTTGGAGCCAGTGGATAAGGTGATAGTGATAGTGTTAAGCTCTCTACTTAATGCATGATAGCTCAAAATACTTTATTAGTAGGCAGAGAATTTTATTTCTACCGAAATTTTAAAGTCTTCTAGACGCAGATATATAGAGctgattaaatgaatatatgcaCGAGTAAatacaaactaaaaaaatggACTTCTGACCAGGTTTTGCATAAGACCACAAAAAGAAATGAGAGACATGGTAGTTGGCTACGGACCGAGAGATATAATTATTGAACACCACGAGTGACTAGgataccactagttagcacaTTATATACaagatatgttttatgaaaggttttatggcatgctagggttttcagcAAATCTATCACCTATTATActattagttttcattaaacttttggggttagtatgttgataactgtttcggtattatatatatgtatatatcaacttggtccactcatatttgttttgcgccccctcaggattTAGAATCGAGACATACGATCCCGGCAtcaaggcacttccgcatcgacatcttcgagtcctctcgatGTAGGACCCATTtcctttttcatttaattttatattatttcctttCTAATGTCTCGAATTAGTTGTATACTCTGAACACATTCCTCTTTTTCTTAATCATTGTATTTAAATTCATAACTatattcttatttattatttatcatgcatcctaatatggcttcgtcactttCGGGTGTCGGTCAGCACGTGCCTACCCTAGTGTTCGGGGAATATCAGGGCTGGGCGTATCACAAAGAATCATTGGACCAAGAGCAACTCCAAGCTTGGCCCAAAGtgttattttgggcccaaacagaaccacttagtattacggtctaatgatattcctcttcaattgtaagtaagagatcttaggtccaattctcgtcaaaggcgaatttgaaccacatcattgctagctcattgtgagattAAGCTCACCCCCTTTCTgaatagataatatcgtttgctaaaaaataaaaaataaaaaattatgggGGGAGTCCGATCTTTTAGTGCCCCAGCAGTTAGAATGCCCTTCTTTTCTATCATTCGAATTAGGGGTGTGCCAACGCAGTCATCCCTCCTTGTAGTTGTGTTggatttttgtgttttgtgttttgttcaGCAAGGTATCCCAATATCATACAATACTTTCTCCACCCACGTGTCCTTAAACGTTGAATGAAAGCATCATTCCAATATCCTAAATTCTTAATTAGCGTGGCGTTTCCTTTTGAATGAAGCATCTTTTCCACACAACAAAAATAACATGTACCTACATATCACCTTTCGCAGAGCAATAGGCTAATTGCCTTGAAACGCTTAGGGGAATGCCGTAAGATAAGTATTAGACTGTAAATAAGGACAAAGTAAATTATTCAACCCTTAATTATTTTTCTGCAAACAGACTTTGTTCTCGATGAACAACTTATTCAATCCAAATGCTTGGTATTATACAAGACGAATTAGTAAGaaactaaaatacaaaaaatttagCAACATAATCCAATATATACGGGCAGGTACTAAACCTTAGCCTCTTGGGCTGGATAAGTACATGCCAACAGTTGCTCATCATCTTGGAACTTAGCCATGTCTTCCTCCTTCAAATTCACCCACACTTCAATCCCACCACTCGACCCAGCATCCATGAAAACAACCAGGTTCTTAAATGGAAGGCTGGCCGACGCGACCCACACAGGGTTGCTCCACCCGAAGTCCGTTTCATAAAGTGGGAAACTGCACAAGCTGGTAAAGCTAAACGACGCCACTTCACCCTTCATAAACTCCTCCGCTCGCTGCTTCAAAAACTTCAAGTGCGCGTCGCCGTCTTTGATTTTGGCACTGTAATCACCGTCGATTGTCTTTATTGCTTCCCTCATCTGGCCCACCATCCCGTAACACATATCCTCTCCCTCATCAAACGACGGCGAAGACATCGCAAACCGGCTCACGTTCCCGAAATGGTATTCGGGCAGTGGTGGATCCATCCTCGTCCGTAAGTTAACGGCTTGAAGCACTTTGTAAAGAGTGTTAGGGTTCGGCTTTCCTTGAGTGGAGGCAATAACCCGGGCCCATATAAATGCTGACAAGGCCTCAATCCGAGTTGGCTTTCTCTCATTGTTTTTATTATCTGTATATTTTGACCTAAGAGAAGCAACCGTGGAAGCACTGAAAACAAACCTTTTTGTAACAATTTTTTCTCTAGTGATCCCAGTGCTTGGTTTGAACCCTGATATGCTTCTAGGTGGAAAGTGCGTGGCCAAATCAAAAATTGGAGGACTGACTGTACTATTTTTAATGTTGCAATCTCCACGAGTTATCGAGGCCCAACTGTTGAGGAACATGATGAATGACAATGCATCGGCAACTTTGTGAGAAATGCAAACTCCAATAGCCATGCCACCACAATCGAACACGTTGACTTGGACAGCAAGAACCAAGTCACCGACGTTGTCTAGTTCGCATGGGAGTAGTTGGTTGAGCTGGTTTGGGTCGGGTTGGGATATGACATCAGAAAGTGGGGACCTAACTCGGGCTTGGACGTAAGGGGCACCTTGGTCATTGCAATCGACGTAGGCATTTTCAATGGCACGTCCGGCTAGCGGATAATATTGTGTCAGGGTCTTGGATAAGGATTGTTTTAACCTGTCTGAGTACGTTATGGTATCATTGCCATGATCATTATTGTAGAAAATGATCATAGGCATGAAAATGGGAGTTGCGATTTGGTCGAGAAAAGAAAACTCGTGTTTACGAAGGTGGGCTGGGGTTGGCATAGAAGGCTTAATGCAAGTTTTCTCAATTACTTCTATCTTCATCTTTTAACAGTAATGTTGATGAGCAATGAGAATGTAATTTGCTTTGATATGTGAAAGAGTTGTATGCAGCTACTGCAGCAGACGGTGTTGTGGATTATTTGGTTAGGGAGTGTCAAATTTATAGTGCTCGTCGGCTCGAGTGGTGCCAAACCAGCAGGTCCTCTTGCTTTGTTATTAACGCGTTGCATGCACATGGACCCGTTTACTTTTCCTCAAGCTAAATGCAGTTAACGTTGTAATGCTTTTGGCGCAAGAGGATAAGTTGATAGTGATAGTGATAGTGATAAGGTGATAAGGTGTCAAGTTGGAGCCAGTGGATAAGGTGATAGTGATAGTGTTAAGCTCTCTACTTCATGCATGATAGCTCAAAATAGTTTATTAGTAGGCAGAGAATTTTATTTCTACGGAGATTTCAAAGTCTTCTAGGTGCGGATATATAGAGctgattaaatgaatatatgcaCGGGTAAatacaaactaaaaaaatggACTTCTGACTTTTGACCAGGTTTGGCATAAGACCACAAAAAGAAATGGGAATTCAGGTTGGTGGGCTTTAAGGCTTAGTAAGCGCCGCCTTGGCAGACAAAAGATGGCGAGTTGTACGGAATATTTGGCCATCTTATGCTTCTAAGTTCACATTGACATTCTGTGTTACATTACTTGGATAATTTGACCATAAGTAACTTGTATAATTGAATTAAGCTTTGCAATGTATTATACCTGTACTTTATTTTGTAGACTATCTTTCATATACATGTAACATAGTAAACGACATCTCTTAGTAGAGAAGTGTTGAAAATGAATTCTATATTGATAGAAGAAAGGACTTTGCATAAATTTATAAGTAAGAactccaattgattttatggtggaatctcaacCTTTTTTTTATGGTATCAAAGCATGTTGTCCTATGTGTGAGACTCAACAGATATGAGTCTATCAACTTTGAGTCTATATGTTTGGCTAGAAAATGTCAAATTCTCCACGCCACTCGGTAATATATTGTCTacgtgtttggcttgaaaatttgtcacCTGTGATAAATGTGTTGGGAATAAGTCTCACGTTGATGAAATGAGAGACCTTACATAAGTTTATAAGTAAATTTGACTACTTCCCTTATTCTTATTTAGTTTTATaggaaacctcaacttttttcaagAAGCGCATACATAAATTATCTTATCTTTGgtgtaataatatttttctgTCTAATATTAAAGGGACTGGTCAACCCTAAGTTCGAATCTTTCCTCCCAcgcaaaaaaaattgtatatgtatatatatatatatatatgttcgaGTGGTTTTGGATTATCTCCACCACACTAATTATTAGTTGATAAACTTAGTACATATTATAACTAGGGGTGAAAATTTTTACCAAATTACTGTAGCAACCGCTCTACCAACCATACTATATCaaattattacaaaaaatttgtaccaattaGTAATTGTACGGTATTTGTACTGTACTATACTGTTTCGGTACGGTAATGGTATCCAAAACTAGTACTGATGGTATACCGTACCTaccaatattattaatattatattatgtatttactcatataattatttgagggcaaaattaataaaattaataattattattattattgtagaagtgtaaaaaatgtataaaaaaatatatatacaatcactcatagtgacaagctttacaactttcatgaagaggtcaacttcaaaatccaacattataaaccataaacctcaaatttatatttaactgtCGATTAtcatttacgctttattcttcttactgaatttcatttttcaaattttcttttttgaaaacatgatcatctggaGGATGTAAGAAGATAAACGGTTTATGTCTTTGATATCACGTTTtgatatttacggttaactgaaatatgagtcgatgtcatatagtttgtagaaattttataaacatcaagtaatattttcactaaccgtaaaactttgaacataatatcaatgatccaaaccgttcatcttcctgtatcctctaatagatcatgttttcaaaaaagaaaatacgaagaaaaaaaaaatttgatgagaaaaatgaagcgtaaatgtaaacaacaatcaagggttaaattttgatctatgatttatatgattataatggtgaatttcaaagttaagctTGATCTTCACGAAAAtggtaaagcttgtcattatgagcgtttatatatatattttttacacttctacattaattaaaaaatattagattttgggCAAACTAAATGGTGTACAACAAAGTGGCAATTACCATTGGCATACCGTACCAACCAAATTATTTGCTATACCAAAAGAGTAGTATGGTaatgataatagattttgccgTACCAAATATTTGGTATGGTAATTAATACAGAAGTTTTGGTACGGTAATGTACCAAAACCATCCCTAATTATAACTAGGAAGCACAATACAGATTCAGA
This Pyrus communis chromosome 6, drPyrComm1.1, whole genome shotgun sequence DNA region includes the following protein-coding sequences:
- the LOC137736921 gene encoding stemmadenine O-acetyltransferase-like, which gives rise to MKIEVIEKTCIKPSMPTPAHLRKHEFSFLDQIATPIFMPMIIFYNNDHGNDTITYSDRLKQSLSKTLTQYYPLAGRAIENAYVDCNDQGAPYVQARVRSPLSDVISQPDPNQLNQLLPCELDNVGDLVLAVQVNVFDCGGMAIGVCISHKVADALSFIMFLNSWASITRGDCNIKNSTVSPPIFDLATHFPPRSISGFKPSTGITREKIVTKRFVFSASTVASLRSKYTDNKNNERKPTRIEALSAFIWARVIASTQGKPNPNTLYKVLQAVNLRTRMDPPLPEYHFGNVSRFAMSSPSFDEGEDMCYGMVGQMREAIKTIDGDYSAKIKDGDAHLKFLKQRAEEFMKGEVASFSFTSLCSFPLYETDFGWSNPVWVASASLPFKNLVVFMDAGSSGGIEVWVNLKEEDMAKFQDDEQLLACTYPAQEAKV